One genomic segment of Streptomyces liangshanensis includes these proteins:
- a CDS encoding ABC transporter substrate-binding protein, producing MSVRRRGAAAVVALAAALTLAACGSGSSDTSSAKSSGASSGAKADAAGKAAVATGGEDFASAAKKTAAFGTDAKPGQFPRTITHAMGKTVIEARPQRVVVLDVGELDNVVSLGIKPVGWAATLPGDKLPPYLAKQAGDPKSVGTISSLNLEAIAALKPDLILGSQLRAADKYNELSKIAPTVFSIRPGFTWKENYLLNAKAVDKLAEAQAKLADYRKRVAALDTALGSDRPTISMVRFRPGQLRLYAESSFIGQILKDVGLPRPKNQQIQDLAVEISPEKIDEADADWIFWATYGDPSKTDEAAATSSPLWKNLTAVKNGHVKAVNDETWYLGLGVTAADLVLNDLHTYLAK from the coding sequence ATGTCCGTACGACGCCGTGGCGCAGCCGCCGTGGTCGCTCTCGCCGCCGCACTCACCCTCGCGGCGTGCGGCAGCGGTTCCTCCGACACGTCTTCCGCCAAGTCCTCGGGCGCCTCCTCCGGGGCCAAGGCCGACGCGGCGGGCAAGGCCGCCGTCGCCACCGGCGGCGAGGACTTCGCGAGCGCGGCGAAGAAGACCGCGGCCTTCGGGACGGACGCGAAGCCGGGGCAGTTCCCGCGCACGATCACGCACGCCATGGGCAAGACCGTGATCGAGGCGCGGCCCCAGCGCGTGGTCGTGCTGGACGTGGGCGAACTGGACAACGTTGTCTCGCTCGGCATCAAGCCGGTCGGCTGGGCGGCCACCCTGCCGGGCGACAAGCTCCCCCCGTACCTCGCCAAGCAGGCCGGTGACCCGAAGAGCGTCGGCACCATCAGCAGCCTCAACCTGGAGGCCATCGCGGCCCTCAAGCCCGACCTCATCCTGGGCAGCCAGCTGCGCGCGGCGGACAAGTACAACGAACTGTCCAAGATCGCGCCGACGGTCTTCTCCATCCGGCCCGGCTTCACCTGGAAGGAGAACTACCTCCTCAACGCCAAGGCGGTCGACAAGCTCGCGGAGGCTCAGGCGAAGCTCGCCGACTACCGGAAGAGGGTCGCCGCGCTCGACACGGCCCTCGGCTCCGACCGGCCCACGATCTCGATGGTCCGCTTCCGCCCCGGGCAGCTGCGGCTGTACGCGGAGAGCTCGTTCATCGGCCAGATCCTCAAGGACGTCGGCCTGCCGCGGCCCAAGAACCAGCAGATCCAGGACCTCGCCGTCGAGATCAGCCCCGAGAAGATCGACGAGGCCGACGCCGACTGGATCTTCTGGGCCACGTACGGCGATCCGTCGAAGACCGACGAGGCCGCCGCGACCTCCAGCCCGCTGTGGAAGAACCTCACCGCGGTGAAGAACGGCCACGTCAAGGCGGTCAACGACGAGACCTGGTACCTCGGCCTCGGCGTCACGGCAGCGGACCTGGTCCTGAACGACCTGCACACGTACCTCGCGAAGTAG
- a CDS encoding Nif3-like dinuclear metal center hexameric protein encodes MPRLSEVLAELDTLWPPERAEQWDAVGTVCGDPDASVTRVLFAVDPVQDIVDEAVELGAELIVTHHPLYLRGTTTVAASTFKGRAVHTLIKHDIALHVAHTNADTADPGVSDALAGALDLRIVRPLVPDPTDPAGRRGLGRICELDRPATLRDFAARVAHRLPATAQGIRIAGDPAALVRTVAVSGGSGDSLFDQVRAAGVDAFVTADLRHHPVSEATHHSPLGLVDAAHWATEWPWCEQAAAQLDEISDRHGWDLRVHVSKTVTDPWSAHLSSGAPN; translated from the coding sequence GTGCCCCGACTGTCCGAAGTCCTCGCCGAACTCGACACCCTCTGGCCCCCCGAGCGGGCCGAGCAGTGGGATGCCGTCGGCACGGTCTGCGGTGATCCCGACGCGTCCGTCACCCGGGTCCTGTTCGCGGTCGACCCCGTCCAGGACATCGTCGACGAGGCCGTGGAGCTGGGCGCCGAGCTGATCGTCACGCACCACCCGCTCTACCTGCGTGGTACGACGACGGTCGCGGCGTCCACCTTCAAGGGCCGCGCCGTGCACACCCTCATCAAGCACGACATCGCGCTGCACGTCGCGCACACCAACGCCGACACCGCCGACCCCGGCGTCTCCGACGCCCTCGCGGGCGCGCTGGACCTGCGGATCGTACGACCCCTCGTACCGGACCCCACCGACCCCGCGGGCCGCCGCGGCCTCGGCCGGATCTGCGAACTCGACCGCCCCGCCACCCTCCGCGACTTCGCCGCGCGCGTCGCCCACCGGCTGCCCGCCACCGCGCAGGGCATCAGGATCGCCGGCGACCCGGCCGCCCTCGTCCGTACCGTCGCGGTCAGCGGCGGCTCGGGCGACAGCCTCTTCGACCAGGTCAGGGCCGCGGGCGTGGACGCGTTCGTCACCGCCGACCTGCGCCACCACCCGGTCTCCGAGGCCACCCACCACTCGCCGCTGGGACTGGTCGACGCCGCGCACTGGGCCACCGAATGGCCCTGGTGCGAGCAGGCCGCCGCCCAGCTCGACGAGATTTCCGACCGCCACGGCTGGGACCTGCGGGTCCACGTCTCGAAGACGGTCACCGACCCCTGGTCCGCCCACCTCTCCTCAGGAGCCCCCAACTGA
- a CDS encoding zinc ribbon domain-containing protein, whose product MNADPADQIRLLDVQALDVRLSQLDHKRGALPEHAEIESLTKDLAQLRDLLVASQTEESDTAREQTKAEQDVDQVRQRAVRDQQRLDSGTVSSSKDLENLQREIVSLAKRQGDLEDVVLEVMERRESAQERVAELTERVSSVQAKTDDAVARRDAATEGLDGEAATVTKEREVVSGTLPADLLKLYEKLRTQQGGVGAARLYRRRCEGCQLELNITEVNEVKAAPRDEVLRCENCRRILVRTADSGL is encoded by the coding sequence CTGAACGCCGACCCCGCCGACCAGATCCGCCTCCTCGACGTCCAGGCGCTCGACGTCCGGCTGTCGCAGCTCGACCACAAGCGCGGCGCGCTGCCCGAGCACGCCGAGATCGAGTCGCTCACCAAGGACCTCGCGCAGCTGCGGGACCTCCTCGTCGCCTCCCAGACCGAGGAGAGCGACACCGCCCGCGAGCAGACCAAGGCCGAGCAGGACGTCGACCAGGTGCGCCAGCGCGCCGTACGCGACCAGCAGCGCCTCGACTCCGGGACGGTCAGCTCGTCCAAGGACCTGGAGAACCTCCAGCGCGAGATCGTCTCCCTCGCCAAGCGGCAGGGAGACCTGGAGGACGTCGTCCTCGAAGTGATGGAGCGCCGCGAGTCCGCGCAGGAGCGGGTCGCCGAGCTGACGGAACGCGTCTCCTCCGTCCAGGCCAAGACCGACGACGCCGTCGCGCGCCGCGACGCGGCCACCGAGGGGCTGGACGGCGAGGCCGCGACCGTCACGAAGGAGCGCGAGGTCGTCTCCGGGACGCTCCCCGCCGACCTCCTCAAGCTGTACGAGAAGCTCCGCACCCAGCAGGGCGGGGTGGGCGCCGCCCGCCTCTACCGGCGCCGCTGCGAGGGCTGCCAGCTGGAGCTGAACATCACCGAGGTCAACGAGGTCAAGGCGGCCCCGCGCGACGAAGTGCTGCGGTGCGAGAACTGCCGCCGCATCCTGGTCCGTACCGCCGACTCGGGCCTCTGA
- a CDS encoding bifunctional RNase H/acid phosphatase, translating into MTVPTADTPTPAPTFYVEADGGSRGNPGPAGYGAVVLDPRTGEALAETAEYVGVATNNVAEYKGLIAGLTAAKALDPDARVHVRMDSKLVVEQMTGRWKIKHPDMKPLAAEAARILPADRVTYEWIPRERNKHADRLANEAMDAGKQGRQWDAASSTAALDVGAARSAAKLAGPAPTGTEESPASAKTDTSTVAEKDTSTGWGGSADLGPPATFVLLRHGETALTPSKRFSGSGGTDPELSPVGRRQAEAAGAALAARGTVQDIVSSPLLRCRETAQAAADRLGLDVVIEDDLRETDFGAWEGMSFAEVRERYPDDLSAWLSSPTVAPTGGGESFATVGRRVAAARDRLLARYAGRTVLVVTHVTPVKELVRLALGAPPESLFRMELSAASVSVVAYYADGNASLRLLNDTSHLT; encoded by the coding sequence ATGACCGTTCCTACGGCAGACACCCCGACGCCCGCGCCCACCTTCTACGTGGAGGCGGACGGCGGCTCGCGCGGCAACCCGGGGCCCGCGGGGTACGGGGCCGTCGTCCTCGACCCGCGGACGGGCGAGGCGCTGGCGGAGACCGCGGAGTACGTGGGCGTCGCGACGAACAACGTCGCCGAGTACAAGGGCCTGATCGCGGGGCTCACGGCGGCGAAGGCGCTCGACCCCGACGCCCGGGTGCACGTCCGGATGGACTCCAAGCTGGTCGTCGAGCAGATGACCGGCCGCTGGAAGATCAAGCACCCGGACATGAAGCCGCTGGCGGCGGAGGCGGCGCGGATCCTGCCGGCGGACCGGGTGACGTACGAGTGGATCCCGCGCGAGCGGAACAAGCACGCGGACCGGCTCGCCAACGAGGCGATGGACGCGGGCAAGCAGGGGCGCCAGTGGGACGCGGCGTCGTCCACGGCGGCCCTGGACGTGGGCGCGGCACGCTCGGCGGCGAAGCTCGCGGGGCCCGCGCCCACCGGGACGGAGGAATCGCCGGCGTCGGCCAAGACGGACACCTCGACGGTCGCGGAGAAGGACACCTCCACCGGCTGGGGCGGGTCCGCCGACCTGGGACCGCCCGCCACCTTCGTCCTCCTCCGGCACGGCGAGACGGCGCTCACCCCCAGCAAGCGCTTCTCCGGCAGCGGGGGCACCGACCCGGAACTGTCGCCCGTCGGCCGCCGCCAGGCGGAGGCCGCCGGCGCGGCGCTCGCCGCGCGCGGCACCGTCCAGGACATCGTCTCCTCGCCGCTGCTCCGTTGCCGCGAGACCGCCCAGGCGGCGGCCGACCGGCTGGGCCTGGACGTCGTCATCGAGGACGACCTGCGCGAGACGGACTTCGGCGCGTGGGAGGGGATGTCGTTCGCGGAGGTACGGGAGCGGTACCCCGACGACCTCAGCGCCTGGCTCAGCTCACCGACCGTGGCCCCCACGGGCGGCGGCGAGAGCTTCGCGACGGTGGGCCGCCGCGTCGCGGCCGCCCGCGACCGCCTCCTCGCCCGGTACGCGGGCCGCACGGTCCTGGTCGTCACGCACGTGACGCCGGTGAAGGAGCTGGTACGGCTGGCGCTGGGCGCACCGCCCGAGTCCCTGTTCCGGATGGAACTGTCGGCGGCGTCGGTGTCGGTGGTGGCGTACTACGCGGACGGCAACGCGTCCCTGAGACTCCTGAACGACACCTCACACCTAACCTGA
- the eda gene encoding bifunctional 4-hydroxy-2-oxoglutarate aldolase/2-dehydro-3-deoxy-phosphogluconate aldolase, giving the protein MTSLLDLAPVIPVVVLHDAADAVPLARALVAGGLPAIEVTLRTPAALDAIRAIAEEVPDAVVGAGTVITPAGVADSVAAGARFLVSPGWTPRLLDAARESGVPFLPGVSTASEVVALLERGVTEMKFFPAEAAGGTAYLKSLSSPLPQARFCPTGGITAESAREYLALPNVGCVGGTWMIPADALAARDWGRVEGLARGAGGLRGGSLGV; this is encoded by the coding sequence ATGACCTCCCTGCTCGACCTCGCGCCCGTCATCCCTGTGGTGGTTCTCCACGACGCCGCCGACGCCGTCCCGCTCGCCCGCGCCCTGGTCGCGGGCGGGCTGCCCGCGATCGAGGTGACGCTCAGGACGCCGGCGGCGCTGGACGCGATCCGCGCGATAGCCGAGGAGGTGCCGGACGCGGTGGTCGGCGCGGGCACGGTCATCACCCCGGCGGGTGTGGCCGACTCGGTGGCGGCGGGGGCGCGCTTCCTGGTCAGCCCCGGGTGGACGCCGAGGCTGCTGGACGCGGCGCGGGAGTCCGGGGTGCCGTTCCTGCCGGGGGTGTCGACGGCCTCGGAGGTGGTGGCGTTGCTGGAGCGTGGGGTGACGGAGATGAAGTTCTTCCCGGCGGAGGCGGCGGGGGGTACCGCGTACCTCAAGTCCTTGAGCAGCCCGCTCCCGCAGGCCCGTTTCTGCCCGACGGGCGGGATCACGGCGGAGTCGGCGCGGGAGTACCTGGCGCTGCCCAACGTGGGGTGTGTCGGGGGGACGTGGATGATCCCGGCGGATGCGCTGGCCGCGCGGGACTGGGGGCGGGTGGAGGGGTTGGCTCGGGGGGCGGGTGGGTTGCGAGGGGGTTCTTTGGGGGTGTGA
- the yaaA gene encoding peroxide stress protein YaaA produces MLVLLPPSEGKAAAGRGAPLKPESLSLPGLAEARAAVLDELVELCAADEDKARDVLGLTEGLRGEIAKNVVLRTAGARPAGELYTGVLYDALGLATLDTAAKRRAGKSLLVFSGLWGAVRIGDRIPPYRCAMGVRLPGLGALGTYWRTPMRAVVPEAAGDGMVLDLRSSAYAAAWKPEGALAGRTATVRVLHAQVDEATGVEKRSVVSHFNKATKGRLVRDLLMAGARPRTPAGLVEALRDLGYVVEVTAPAGAGGSGVGAGAGVGAGRTWALDVVVREIH; encoded by the coding sequence GTGCTCGTGCTGCTCCCCCCGTCCGAAGGGAAGGCCGCCGCCGGGCGCGGCGCGCCCCTGAAGCCGGAGTCCCTGTCGCTGCCGGGTCTCGCCGAGGCCAGGGCCGCCGTACTGGACGAGCTGGTGGAGTTGTGCGCGGCCGACGAGGACAAGGCGCGTGACGTGCTCGGACTCACCGAGGGGCTGCGCGGGGAGATCGCCAAGAACGTCGTCCTGCGGACGGCCGGGGCGCGTCCCGCCGGGGAGCTGTACACCGGTGTGCTGTACGACGCGCTCGGCCTCGCCACCCTCGACACCGCCGCGAAGCGCCGCGCGGGGAAGTCGCTGCTGGTCTTCTCCGGGTTGTGGGGTGCGGTACGGATCGGCGACCGGATCCCGCCGTACCGGTGCGCGATGGGGGTCAGACTGCCGGGTCTCGGCGCGCTCGGCACGTACTGGCGGACGCCCATGCGGGCCGTCGTGCCCGAGGCGGCGGGTGACGGGATGGTGCTGGACCTGCGTTCGTCGGCGTACGCGGCGGCGTGGAAGCCCGAGGGGGCGCTCGCCGGGCGTACGGCGACGGTACGGGTGCTGCACGCGCAGGTGGACGAGGCGACCGGGGTCGAGAAGAGGTCCGTGGTCAGCCACTTCAACAAGGCGACGAAGGGGCGGCTGGTCCGGGACCTGCTCATGGCCGGGGCCCGGCCCAGGACGCCGGCGGGGCTGGTGGAGGCGTTGCGGGACCTGGGGTACGTGGTGGAGGTGACGGCTCCGGCGGGGGCGGGGGGCTCCGGGGTTGGGGCTGGCGCCGGGGTTGGGGCTGGGCGGACGTGGGCGCTGGACGTGGTGGTCAGGGAGATCCACTGA
- a CDS encoding MerR family transcriptional regulator, with product MRIGEIAALVGVTPRAVRHYHHRGLLPEPVRRANGYREYSVRDAVLLARIRRLTELGLGLDEVRDVLADDAGRELAEVLAELDADLAREERAIQERRARLAELMAGPLSGGAGPVSPALARLLGTLPATDSPMAAKDRELLTLFDTADGDRRVYEALHPLTHDTEVLALYRRLDDLAEAPRDDPRIPALAAAISAAVPDTLVDAMPVEGDPMDAGFGAALLADFAPAQAEVVRRIMEALTERGRTRAREEGVAGGDGEQGVGRGSS from the coding sequence ATGAGGATCGGAGAGATCGCCGCGCTGGTCGGGGTCACCCCGCGGGCGGTACGGCACTACCACCACCGGGGGCTGCTGCCCGAGCCTGTGCGCCGGGCCAATGGTTACCGGGAGTATTCGGTGCGGGACGCCGTCCTGCTGGCGCGGATCCGGCGGCTCACCGAGCTGGGGCTCGGCCTGGACGAGGTACGGGACGTGCTCGCCGACGACGCCGGGCGGGAGCTGGCCGAGGTGCTCGCGGAGCTGGACGCCGATCTGGCCCGGGAGGAGCGGGCGATCCAGGAGCGGCGCGCGAGGCTCGCCGAGCTGATGGCGGGCCCGCTGTCCGGCGGCGCCGGGCCGGTGTCGCCGGCGTTGGCGCGGCTGCTGGGGACGCTCCCGGCCACGGACTCCCCCATGGCCGCGAAGGACCGGGAACTGCTGACGCTCTTCGACACCGCGGACGGGGACCGGCGTGTGTACGAGGCCCTCCATCCGCTGACGCACGACACCGAAGTGCTCGCGCTCTACCGGCGGTTGGACGACCTCGCCGAGGCGCCGCGCGACGATCCGCGGATCCCGGCGCTGGCCGCGGCGATCTCGGCGGCCGTGCCCGACACGTTGGTCGACGCGATGCCGGTCGAGGGGGATCCGATGGACGCCGGTTTCGGCGCGGCCCTGCTGGCCGACTTCGCCCCGGCCCAGGCGGAGGTCGTCCGCCGGATCATGGAGGCGTTGACGGAGCGGGGGCGAACGCGGGCTCGGGAAGAGGGAGTTGCGGGCGGGGATGGGGAGCAGGGTGTGGGGAGGGGGAGCTCGTGA
- a CDS encoding TOPRIM nucleotidyl transferase/hydrolase domain-containing protein, translated as MADMGVFREAVVAWAGGGDGGLARELVGRVGVRGVVLVEGPSDAAAVEALAVSRGRDLVGEGVCVLPMGGAMSVGRFVQVLGPPGLGLRLAGLCDEAELSFYVRGLERAGATRDGFFVCVADLEDELIRALGTDRVAELVEAEGDLRALQTFLRQPAQQGRPSQQQLRRFLGTKKGRKIHYGRVLVEALEPGRVPAPLDDLLAFLNAPRVG; from the coding sequence GTGGCTGACATGGGGGTGTTTCGGGAGGCGGTTGTCGCTTGGGCGGGGGGTGGGGACGGGGGGCTGGCGCGGGAGTTGGTCGGGCGGGTGGGTGTTCGGGGCGTTGTCCTGGTGGAGGGGCCCAGTGATGCCGCCGCCGTGGAGGCGCTGGCCGTGTCGCGGGGGCGGGATCTGGTGGGCGAGGGGGTTTGCGTGCTGCCGATGGGCGGGGCGATGAGCGTGGGGCGGTTCGTCCAGGTTCTCGGGCCGCCCGGGCTCGGGTTGCGGCTCGCGGGGTTGTGCGACGAGGCGGAGCTGTCCTTCTACGTCCGGGGCCTGGAGCGGGCCGGGGCGACGCGGGACGGGTTCTTCGTCTGTGTGGCGGACCTGGAGGACGAACTGATCCGCGCGCTGGGTACGGATCGGGTGGCGGAACTGGTCGAGGCCGAGGGTGATCTGCGCGCCCTCCAGACCTTCCTGCGCCAGCCTGCCCAGCAAGGTCGTCCGTCACAGCAGCAGTTGCGGCGCTTCCTCGGTACGAAGAAGGGGCGGAAGATCCACTACGGGCGTGTCCTGGTCGAGGCGCTGGAGCCCGGCCGCGTACCGGCTCCGCTCGACGACCTGCTCGCCTTCCTCAACGCGCCCAGGGTGGGCTGA